In one window of Fictibacillus phosphorivorans DNA:
- a CDS encoding carotenoid biosynthesis protein, with protein sequence MSTFQKYLWTFFKVWFLIGLILVGFSLLPPWLEWANAVFLFASGLYASCYLWNVLPKGRFIIPLIFFGSIAIESFGTHTGLLFGEYTYEADFGPMVLGVPITMGPAWLSVIGASHAFSQLFSFRYQTIVLVPLFSVWLDLAIDPVAANIKNYWIWNEGGFYYNIPSQNFFGWYVTAFFFSLFIARYEKEATTYELERNNQYLFMMLHLLFGFTAFIAGLYGVLLVGISSMICYIITVVYSMRKLNLFKVKNY encoded by the coding sequence ATGTCTACTTTTCAAAAATATCTTTGGACATTTTTTAAAGTTTGGTTCTTAATTGGATTGATTTTAGTTGGATTCTCGCTTTTACCACCTTGGCTTGAGTGGGCAAATGCTGTATTTTTATTTGCCTCTGGTTTATATGCTTCTTGTTATTTGTGGAATGTCTTACCGAAGGGGCGTTTTATCATTCCGCTCATTTTTTTCGGTTCAATCGCTATTGAGTCATTTGGAACTCATACTGGTCTTTTATTTGGGGAGTACACGTATGAAGCAGATTTTGGTCCTATGGTTCTTGGAGTCCCAATTACGATGGGACCTGCGTGGTTATCCGTTATTGGAGCTAGTCATGCATTTTCCCAATTATTTTCATTTCGTTATCAGACAATCGTATTAGTGCCACTTTTCTCTGTATGGCTAGATTTAGCTATCGATCCAGTTGCTGCAAATATAAAAAACTATTGGATTTGGAACGAAGGGGGCTTTTATTATAATATCCCATCACAAAATTTCTTTGGATGGTATGTGACTGCGTTTTTCTTTTCTTTATTTATTGCAAGATACGAAAAAGAAGCAACAACGTATGAGTTAGAGCGTAATAATCAGTATCTCTTTATGATGTTACACCTATTATTTGGTTTTACGGCCTTTATTGCTGGATTGTATGGTGTTTTACTCGTTGGGATCTCGTCTATGATTTGTTACATAATTACAGTGGTTTATTCAATGCGAAAACTGAACTTATTCAAAGTCAAAAATTATTAA
- a CDS encoding CPBP family intramembrane glutamic endopeptidase has protein sequence MFFLSIIFFSYRWYGWGTLSVLSLFLIYQTNTKYRPTLSLFIFFSIGLVLFVIGSDYFISLELSKETKVLLNRCLLLCMIIGVCISLTLSKQKINFFTSMPNWRGRIAFPHHTLPTRTFFLFGLLGSFTIFLPLFFKEDVVIENNFLMFALLFSLINALLEELLWRGVLLSSLKENISTPYAVVTTSIGFGLLHLSIGIPFVMSLLFSLGGLFYAFVVLKTNSIYPAIVFHFVINMGMVLNEWII, from the coding sequence TTGTTTTTCCTGAGTATCATCTTCTTCTCATACAGATGGTACGGCTGGGGAACACTTTCAGTACTATCGTTGTTCCTGATCTACCAAACAAACACCAAATATCGACCTACCTTATCTCTATTCATCTTCTTTTCGATAGGGCTGGTTTTGTTTGTTATAGGAAGTGACTATTTTATCTCTTTAGAACTATCGAAAGAAACCAAGGTTCTATTAAACAGATGTTTACTTCTATGTATGATCATCGGTGTTTGTATCTCTTTAACGTTATCTAAACAAAAGATAAATTTCTTTACTTCGATGCCGAACTGGAGGGGACGAATTGCATTTCCTCATCATACGTTACCTACACGGACCTTTTTCCTGTTCGGACTGCTCGGCTCGTTTACAATCTTCCTCCCTCTCTTCTTCAAAGAAGACGTGGTGATAGAAAATAACTTTTTGATGTTTGCATTACTCTTCTCTTTGATCAACGCTCTATTAGAAGAATTGCTGTGGAGAGGAGTCCTGTTATCATCTTTAAAAGAAAACATCTCAACACCATACGCTGTAGTTACCACGAGCATCGGATTCGGTCTGTTACATCTATCAATAGGGATTCCTTTTGTTATGAGTCTACTCTTTTCACTAGGAGGACTGTTTTATGCGTTTGTTGTCTTAAAAACAAATAGCATTTATCCCGCAATCGTCTTTCATTTTGTCATAAACATGGGTATGGTATTGAACGAATGGATTATTTAA